From Pyrenophora tritici-repentis strain M4 chromosome 1, whole genome shotgun sequence, the proteins below share one genomic window:
- a CDS encoding PotE, Amino acid transporter, with amino-acid sequence MTHVETIRRPLPRTRSNFAARTPQDESERLHRRSFVQQSPPPVEDEETPLLPDGQLRQPHDGNVCHGTQEMQAKRGLVTRFFSAMLPSSHLASSNSHKRHPSTAASKPRPGAFPRPVGGTDKLGTFAGVFVPVTLNVLSILMFLRFGFLLGQAGLVGMMGMLIAAYAINLLTTLSISAVATNGTVRGGGAYYLISRSLGPEFGGSIGIVYYLGSVFNTSLNAVGLIDCLIENFGSNGGNMGEWLPQSYWWQFLWATVILVVCTLICLAGSGLFARCSNGLLLVLLVATISIPLSAAFKTPFSDPEENIIFTGLSMHTFTQNLLPHFTRGAAGSVGHHRESFQDLFGILFPATGGILAGASMSGDLKHPSKAIPKGTLYGLGLTFILYTLVVFAMAASIARETFYSNTNVIQLTNISGVVVLAGEMATSLFSVLMGVIGSAKLLQALSRDHLIPGLSAFGQGTKKSDEPIYAIVITFIIAQVTMFADINQIASFITMTYLMTFLVTNLACFLLKIGSAPNFRPSFHYFNWPTAAIGTLACGVTMFFVDGFYASGCVALLMIIFLLIHYTTPPKPWGDVSQGLIYHQVRKYLLRLKQEHVKFWRPQILLLVNDPRRQYKLIQFCNSLKKGGLFVLGHVIVSDDFGAAVPEARRQQQSWTKYIDFSRIKAFVNISISPAVEWGARNLVLGAGLGGMRPNIVVMGFYNLPELKQAQPLIGIPSPQPSRPSSKAVNHSISGKAIQTAARRRMTGNTHSMLPTDAMKPENAITIRSYVTVIEDLVLRLQANVAIAKGFQELEVPPAKPTVKQKAFNLMGLSDIEIDDPSKKYIDLWPIQMSAEIATAGDEPVRKNVLTTNFDTYTLILQLGCILHTVPSWKRMYKLRVCVFVEYETDVEEERGRVTTLLRNLRIEAEVHVFWLSSGELSMYEVIINGRDDGHLDQTGRDIDYSLEDERWWQDIKRLRQPENISGSDELAQTVDILEAVTSWPIASFQYGRQDANPKRFSALRRMLRRAKSRPSTSNMYGGRLETRSKRLPTELSGDDDSDTQPSSNGGRDDEALASDSEAIISGSNFDEYDLDASSDESDVDAPRHPPRRRKTAPSSSFFSRQLDLRKAIWKPLHKESTEDASSMQSVTPLLPHSNATASVTAILPTRSSSSKSHSIASSSPQRSATSLVPPPAVRPSSLPKFTSNPTPRTAISAEEAAGPSIMFVDTPHPSTTKSNPIEEEVSGEASVAETPKSNANTPADYPHRAPTSTCTASGFPSQQAIPLSFNDLPCRAQHLILNELVRKHSEDTAVVFTTLPSPVEGTCDSEAESVKYISDLEVLCQGLPPVLLVHSNSMTVTMNL; translated from the exons ATGACCCATGTCGAAACTATAAGGCGCCCGCTGCCTAGGACGAGATCCAACTTTGCCGCCCGCACACCTCAAGACGAGAGTGAGCGTCTGCATCGACGCTCCTTTGTTCAGCAGTCGCCTCCGCCCgttgaagatgaggagaCGCCACTGCTCCCAGATGGTCAACTTCGCCAGCCGCACGACGGCAATGTCTGCCATGGCACCCAAGAGATGCAGGCCAAGCGGGGACTCGTGACCCGTTTCTTCTCTGCCATGCTCCCCTCGTCGCACCTAGCATCCAGCAACAGTCATAAACGACACCCATCAACCGCCGCCTCCAAACCAAGGCCTGGAGCCTTCCCTAGGCCAGTCGGTGGTACAGACAAGCTAGGCACTTTTGCAGGCGTCTTCGTACCCGTGACCCTCAATGTCTTGTCTATTTTGATGTTCTTGAGATTTGGCTTCCTTCTCGGCCAAGCAGGTCTAGTGGGCATGATGGGCATGCTGATTGCCGCCTACGCCATAAACCTCTTGACTACTCTGAGCATCTCTGCCGTCGCCACAAACGGCACGGTAAGGGGAGGGGGCGCCTACTACCTCATCTCGAGGTCACTGGGACCAGAGTTTGGCGGTAGCATTGGCATTGTCTATTATCTTGGCTCTGTTTTCAATACCTCGTTGAATGCTGTTGGCCTCATCGACTGCCTGATTGAGAACTTTGGTAGCAATGGAGGTAACATGGGCGAATGGCTGCCCCAAAGCTACTGGTGGCAGTTCCTGTGGGCGACTGTAATCTTGGTAGTGTGCACGCTCATCTGTCTAGCTGGCAGCGGACTCTTTGCTCGCTGCAGTAACGGGCTGCTGCTTGTTCTGCTTGTTGCTACCATCAGCATTCCTTTGTCAGCCGCCTTCAAAACCCCATTTTCTGACCCCGAGGAAAACATCATCTTCACAGGCCTCAGCATGCACACCTTTACCCAAAACTTACTTCCTCATTTTACCAGAGGCGCTGCAGGAAGTGTGGGTCATCACCGCGAGAGCTTCCAAGATCTCTTCGGCATCCTATTCCCAGCCACAGGGGGCATTCTTGCCGGCGCTAGTATGAGCGGCGACTTGAAGCACCCAAGCAAAGCCATCCCAAAGGGGACATTGTACGGCTTAGGCTTAACCTTCATCCTGTACACCCTCGTTGTATTCGCCATGGCAGCGTCCATAGCCCGCGAAACATTCTACAGCAACACTAACGTTATACAACTAACCAACATCTCTGGTGTCGTTGTACTAGCAGGTGAGATGGCGACATCGTTGTTTTCAGTGCTCATGGGTGTTATTGGCTCTGCCAAACTTCTCCAGGCCCTCTCTCGCGATCATCTGATTCCCGGACTCTCTGCCTTTGGTCAAGGCACCAAAAAGTCAGACGAG CCTATTTATGCTATCGTCATTACATTCATCATTGCCCAGGTCACCATGTTTGCCGACATCAACCAAATTGCCTCCTTTATAACAATGACG TATCTTATGACATTTCTGGTTACCAACTTGGCTTGCTTCTTGCTCAAGATAGGATCCGCCCCGAACTTCCGGCCATCGTTCCATTACTTCAACTGGCCCACCGCAGCGATAGGAACGCTCGCCTGCGGTGTCACCATGTTCTTTGTCGATGGCTTCTATGCATCTGGTTGTGTAGCCTTGCTCATGATCATCTTTCTGTTGATCCACTACACCACTCCCCCAAAGCCATGGGGTGATGTCAGTCAAGGCCTCATCTACCACCAGGTTCGGAAGTATTTGCTACGCTTGAAACAAGAGCACGTTAAATTTTGGAGACCCCAGATCTTACTTCTTGTGAACGATCCACGGAGGCAGTACAAACTAATACAGTTTTGCAATTCTTTGAAAAAAGGCGGACTGTTTGTACTTGGACATGTTATCGTTTCGGATGACTTTGGAGCAGCTGTACCTGAAGCCAGGCGGCAGCAACAATCTTGGACAAAGTATATTGACTTCTCAAGAATCAAAGCTTTCGTCAACATCTCCATCTCTCCAGCAGTGGAATGGGGCGCTCGCAACCTTGTTCTTGGTGCAGGTCTGGGTGGCATGAGGCCGAACATCGTTGTCATGGGATTCTACAATCTACCCGAGCTTAAACAGGCACAGCCTTTGATCGGCATACCATCGCCCCAGCCATCAAGGCCATCTAGTAAAGCTGTGAATCATTCCATCTCCGGAAAAGCAATACAAACGGCAGCCAGGCGGCGCATGACCGGCAATACACATAGCATGCTTCCTACGGACGCCATGAAGCCTGAAAATGCAATCACGATACGCAGCTACGTTACTGTGATAGAGGATCTGGTTCTACGCTTGCAAGCAAACGTTGCCATAGCTAAGGGATTCCAAGAGCTTGAGGTACCGCCCGCAAAGCCCACAGTCAAACAAAAGGCGTTCAACCTGATGGGACTGAGCGACATCGAGATTGATGATCCGTCAAAGAAATATATCGACCTTTGGCCGATACAGATGTCCGCCGAGATTGCCACTGCCGGAGACGAGCCTGTTCGGAAAAACGTACTGACGACAAATTTCGATACTTACACACTCATTCTCCAACTTGGTTGTATCCTGCACACTGTGCCCTCATGGAAGCGCATGTATAAGCTAAGGGTTTGCGTCTTTGTCGAATACGAAACAGATGTTGAGGAAGAGCGTGGGCGCGTTACCACCTTGCTGCGAAATTTACGCATTGAAGCTGAGGTTCACGTCTTCTGGTTATCATCTGGCGAGCTGAGCATGTACGAAGTCATCATCAATGGACGTGACGACGGACATCTTGATCAAACTGGCCGCGATATTGATTACTCATTGGAAGATGAGCGCTGGTGGCAAGACATCAAACGACTTCGTCAGCCCGAAAATATCAGTGGCAGCGACGAACTAGCACAGACAGTCGATATTCTCGAAGCAGTAACCAGTTGGCCAATTGCGTCTTTCCAGTATGGTAGGCAAGACGCAAATCCAAAACGCTTCTCTGCATTAAGAAGGATGCTACGTAGAGCGAAATCCCGGCCATCAACTAGTAATATGTATGGTGGTCGACTTGAAACGCGAAGTAAAAGGCTACCTACCGAACTATCTGGAGACGACGACAGTGATACCCAGCCATCTTCCAATGGAGGAAGAGACGATGAGGCTCTGGCTTCGGACAGTGAAGCCATAATTAGCGGCAGCAACTTCGATGAATACGACCTGGATGCCTCGAGCGACGAAAGTGACGTTGATGCCCCACGACATCCGCCCAGGCGACGAAAAACCGCACCCAGTagctccttcttctcccGTCAACTCGACCTTCGCAAAGCAATCTGGAAGCCCCTTCATAAAGAAAGCACAGAAGATGCTTCAAGTATGCAATCCGTGACACCCCTCCTTCCGCACTCAAACGCAACAGCATCCGTTACAGCTATCTTGCCTACCAGATCGTCTTCCTCAAAGTCCCACAGCATAGCCAGCTCTTCTCCACAGCGCTCTGCGACATCTCTCGTCCCGCCACCCGCAGTGCGTCCTTCGTCACTCCCGAAGTTCACCTCCAATCCAACGCCGCGCACAGCAATATCTGCGGAAGAAGCAGCAGGCCCGTCGATAATGTTTGTTGATACACCGCACCCGTCGACCACGAAGAGCAATCCCATCGAAGAAGAAGTCTCTGGTGAAGCTTCTGTTGCGGAAACACCTAAATCAAACGCAAACACGCCTGCAGACTACCCCCATAGAGCACCGACATCAACATGCACTGCATCTGGCTTCCCCTCCCAACAAGCCATCCCCCTCTCCTTCAATGACCTCCCCTGCCGTGCCCAGCATCTCATATTGAATGAACTAGTACGCAAGCATTCAGAGGATACAGCTGTCGTCTTTACGACGCTGCCTAGTCCCGTCGAGGGTACTTGTGACAGCGAGGCCGAGAGCGTAAAGTATATCAGTGATTTGGAGGTGCTGTGTCAAGGTCTACCGCCTGTGTTGTTAGTGCATAGTAACAGTATGACTGTCACGATGAATTTGTAA
- a CDS encoding SdaC, Amino acid permease yields MPSSSSRDSRRSSPADSQSVRAGSTARRDSHARRGSPAPSLPNGTPVVRQIPTPSQTVHSSSQQTPLPGRADPQSSLPGPSESTLSSALKESLGKSPPRFGTPPLQPLSPNEDAVPRGPPSIYGSFDGRGRSPVPYQDPEIVRRHLVGHYASPSRSNRGAIGDDDAQSTAGRKPEEDEEHFSSLQLQGGDITRQIYRWSEQQQQEEQGLQRSKSSHGPRRRPEEETLDIDSIRQPGGFRRNYLRRAAGSPSPAPGPSGYGTVRQARPPPHVFTNNFLEFLTLYGHFAGESLEEDDEVLGPDEYFSSDALDSGAQTEDEDREYGESSALLTPGKRRRRKPKKTGTGTPTGAALLLLKSFVGTGVLFLPRAFLNGGMLFSNFVLLAVAGLSYACFVLLVSTRLVVEHSFGDMGFHLYGDWMRNLINTSLVISQIGFSSAYIVFVSENLQAFVLAVSNCKTFIDIKYMIMMQMVIFLPLSLYRNINNIQKLALVADLFILMGLVYLYYFDLFTIVDQGGISDIVNFNAKDWTLFIGTAIFTFEGIGLIIPIQTGMKDPKKFPKVLGGVMIIITVIFLSAGALSYAAFGSKTKTVVLLNMPQDNKFVNGVQFIYSLAILLSTPLQIYPAIEITSQQLFSRTGKYNPYVKWKKNFFRFFIVLVCACLAWAGAGDLDKFVSLVGSFACIPLVFIYPPMLHYRAVARTSTARVLDVLLCILGAVGMVYTTTLTVQSWIYGGAPKAPGYCDSK; encoded by the exons ATGCCGTCCTCGTCATCACGAGATTCCCGGCGCAGCTCCCCGGCAGACTCGCAGTCTGTACGCGCAGGCTCTACTGCCCGACGGGACTCACATGCCAGACGAGGCTCTCCTGCGCCTTCCCTCCCCAACGGCACGCCTGTCGTGCGCCAGATCCCAACCCCTTCCCAGACGGTCCACTCGTCATCGCAGCAAACGCCCCTTCCTGGACGCGCAGACCCGCAGTCGTCGCTGCCCGGCCCGTCCGAGTCAACGCTGTCCTCTGCACTGAAGGAGTCTCTCGGCAAGAGCCCTCCACGATTCGGCACGCCCCCATTGCAGCCACTCTCGCCTAACGAGGATGCTGTTCCGCGGGGACCACCGAGCATCTACGGCTCCTTCGACGGCCGCGGTCGCTCCCCCGTCCCTTACCAAGACCCCGAGATTGTGCGCCGGCATTTGGTCGGGCACTACGCCTCCCCCAGCAGGTCGAACCGCGGAGCCATAGGTGATGATGATGCCCAGTCGACGGCAGGCAGGAAGCCCGAGGAAGACGAAGAGCACTTTTCGAGCCTGCAGCTCCAAGGCGGCGACATTACCCGCCAGATCTACAGGTGGAGCGAGCAGCAGCAACAGGAGGAGCAAGGCTTGCAACGCAGCAAAAGCTCCCACGGGCCTCGCCGCAGGCCTGAGGAGGAGACGCTAGATATCGACTCGATCCGGCAACCGGGCGGCTTCAGACGAAACTATCTGCGCAGAGCTGCAGGCAGTCCCTCACCCGCACCAGGCCCGTCCGGCTACGGCACCGTCCGTCAAGCCCGTCCGCCACCCCATGTCTTCACCAACAACTTCCTCGAGTTCTTAACCCTATATGGTCACTTTGCCGGTGAATCGCTCGAGGAAGACGACGAGGTGCTGGGGCCAGACGAATACTTCTCCTCGGACGCACTAGACTCTGGTGCCCAAACCGAAGACGAAGACCGCGAGTACGGCGAGTCGAGTGCACTGCTCACGCCGGGAAAGCGGAGGAGACGCAAGCCAAAGAAGACGGGCACAGGTACGCCTACAGGAGCAGCCTTACTCCTGCTCAAATCCTTTGTAGGAACTGGTGTGCTATTCTTGCCGCGAGCATTCCTCAATGGTGGTATGCTTTTTTCAAACTTTGTGCTTCTCGCAGTAGCTGGCCTTTCCTATGCTTGCTTTGTCCTGCTCGTCTCCACTCGCCTCGTGGTCGAACACTCGTTTGGTGACATGGGCTTTCATCTTTACGGCGACTGGATGCGCAACCTGATCAATACTTCGCTCGTCATCTCCCAGATAGGCTTCTCCTCGGCCTACATCGTCTTCGTTTCTGAGAACCTGCAAGCATTCGTCCTCGCCGTATCCAACTGCAAAACCTTTATTGATATCAAGTACATGATCATGATGCAGATGGTCATCTTCCTGCCCCTGTCGCTCTaccgcaacatcaacaacatcCAGAAGCTCGCATTGGTAGCAGATCTCTTCATCCTCATGGGCCTTGTTTACCTGTATTACTTTGATCTCTTCACCATCGTAGATCAGGGCGGCATCTCTGATATTGTCAACTTCAACGCAAAGGACTGGACCTTGTTTATTGGCACTGCCATCTTCACTTTTGAAGGTATTGGCCTCATCATTCCCATCCAGACGGGCATGAAAGACCCCAAGAAGTTCCCCAAGGTCCTCGGGGGCGTCATGATCATTATCACCGTCATCTTCCTCAGCGCCGGCGCCCTGTCGTACGCGGCTTTTGGATCCAAGACAAAGACGGTGGTGCTTCTCAACATGCCCCAAGACAACAAGTTTGTCAATGGCGTTCAGTTCATCTATTCGCTCGCCATATTGCTCTCGACGCCCCTGCAGATCTACCCTGCCATTGAGATTACCAGCCAGCAGCTGTTCAGCAGGACGGGCAAGTACAACCCGTATGTCAAATGGAAGAAGAACTTTTTCCGCTTCTTCATTGTCTTGGTATGTGCTTGCCTTGCCTGGGCTGGTGCAGGTGACCTTGACAAGTTCGTCAGTCTTGTGGGAAGCTTTGCCTGTATTCCGCTGGTCTTCATCTACCCT CCCATGCTTCATTACCGTGCTGTCGCGCGAACGAGTACTGCACGAGTACTTGATGTCTTGTTGTGCATTCTTGGTGCGGTCGGTATGGTATATACCACAACGCTCACAGTCCAGAGCTGGATCTACGGTGGTGCCCCCAAGGCGCCTGGTTACTGCGACAGCAAATAG